The DNA window ACTTCTTCATTGGGCAGCGTCGGCTCGGAGGGCAGGAACGGCGGCGTCTTCGACTCGTTCAGCAGCAGCAGGTCTTCCGCCACCACCTCGATCTCGCCGGTCCCGATGTTGCGGTTCACCGTGCCCGGATCGCGCTGCTCGACTTTGCCGATCACCGCGATCACGAACTCCGAACGCAGCGAGGCCGCCTTGTCGTGCAGGCCTGGGCTGCGCTCGCGGTCGAACACCACCTGCGTGATCCCGGTGCGGTCGCGGACGTCAATGAAAATCAGGTTGCCGAGGTCGCGCCGGCGGTTCACCCATCCCATGAGCACGGCGCGCAATCCGGCATCGCCGGCGCGCAGCGCACCGCAGGTGTGAGTGCGTCGAAGATCACCTAAAAAGTCGAGCATAAGTCAGCTCATCTTGCGGCCGATAAACAGGAAATGGTCCGAGTACGCCATGCCTTCCGGCCACTGGCCGGTGGCCTCCACGATGTCGAGCCAGCCGGCGGCCTCTTCCGGGGGCATCGACGCTAGCTTGTCCTGCCAGGGCGCGGTGAACGATTCCGTGCCCACCAGCGCAAGCTCCTCGAAGTGCGCCGTCAACAGCGCATGGAATTTCGTCGCCGTGGTCAGATGCGCGTACCCGATGGGCGGCGCGTGCTCGGGATCGAGATTGCCGCTCTTGAGAAAGTCCGCAACGAACTGGCCGCGCAGGTCTTGACGCAATGTGCGGCTGGCTTCCTGGCTCTGCGCGTCGAAGAAGTCCTTGGTGAACGGGTCCGACATGTAGCGGAACATGTCCCGGAGAAACGAAATGCGGTTGATGGCGGCGGCGGCGACCAGCCCGCCCGCTTTCAGTACTCGCGCCGCCTCCCACACTGACTGTTCCCGGTCTTGCGGGTCGCGCAGGTGGTAAAGCGGCCCCATC is part of the Terriglobia bacterium genome and encodes:
- a CDS encoding class I SAM-dependent methyltransferase translates to MSVSKPQAKPLQGDAALVGRHYDSCVDAEAARLEKYSPVEYAITLRYFSRLLPPGITIAEVGVGTGHYAEFFARRGCTLHLVDVSEGLLQAARHRLRSSGLEQNIGSVHRASGTDLPLADASMDAVLLMGPLYHLRDPQDREQSVWEAARVLKAGGLVAAAAINRISFLRDMFRYMSDPFTKDFFDAQSQEASRTLRQDLRGQFVADFLKSGNLDPEHAPPIGYAHLTTATKFHALLTAHFEELALVGTESFTAPWQDKLASMPPEEAAGWLDIVEATGQWPEGMAYSDHFLFIGRKMS